One Coffea arabica cultivar ET-39 chromosome 5e, Coffea Arabica ET-39 HiFi, whole genome shotgun sequence DNA segment encodes these proteins:
- the LOC113743952 gene encoding uncharacterized protein: protein MARFLNGLRPDIAERVELQHYIELHELVDKAIKVEQRLKRRGTTRSNFGNTTYSTNHPFEPRKDSRLSPNAPTPKPRFEGGKVGNSSVGKPPFSTPKFEEPRVQTRARDTRCFKCQGRGHIASQCPNQRTMIMIKNGEILSEDEAEYEGMPPLEGGSDVPIQASHIILGRPWQFDRQKYEKYCTKKKENVSVEAKGERKKAIDSSASEVKSERKRMLLIKAKKVRKLMRDEQSLLMLVSKEVALNVHELDTDIPLEVKSLLQEYADVFPEDMPSGLPPLRGIEYQIDFIPGASLPNRPTYKSNPEETKELQRQVDELLGKGWTHESLNPCAIPIILVPKKDGTWRMCTDYRVVNAITVKYRHPISRLDDMFDELHGAVFFTKIDLKSIGFGAMLNQGERPIAYFSEKLNGAALNYSTYDKELYALIRALQVWQHYLRPKEFVIHTDHESLKYLKAQHNLSKKHARWIAFVESFPYVIKYKAGKSNVVADALSRRYSLITSLDAKLLGFELIKELYAQDSDFGELTFLTNTPGKEHFYWPHMRRDIARVVE from the exons ATGGCGAGATTCTTAAACGGATTAAGACCCGATATTGCTGAACGAGTGGAACTTCAACACTATATAGAGTTGCATGAGCTTGTTGACAAGGCCATTAAGGTCGAGcaaaggctcaagaggaggggtactaCTCGATCGAATTTTGGCAATACCACCTACTCTACCAACCACCCATTCGAACCACGAAAAGATTCTCGGCTTTCGCCAAATGCTCCTACACCAAAGCCGAGATTCGAGGGAGGTAAGGTGGGCAATTCTAGTGTTGGTAAACCACCTTTTTCTACTCCAAAATTTGAGGAGCCTAGGGTACAAACTAGAGCTCGTGATACtcgatgcttcaaatgccaaggtagAGGCCATATTGCTAGTCAATGTCCCAATCAAAGGACTATGATTATGATAAAAAATGGCGAGATCCTGAGTGAGGACGAAGCCGAGTACGAAGGCATGCCACCCCTTGAAGGAGGTAGTGATG TTCCTATACAGGCTAGTCACATTATACTAGGTAGGCCGTGGCAATTTGACAGGCAG AAGTATGAGAAGTATTgtacaaaaaagaaagaaaatgtaagCGTCGAGGCaaaaggagagagaaaaaaggctATCGATAGCTCAGCAAGTGAGGTAAAATCCGAGAGAAAACGAATGCTCCTGATAAAAGCCAAAAAAGTGAGAAAGTTAATGAGAGATGAACAGTCACTTCTTATGCTTGTTAGCAAAGAAGTAGCTCTGAATGTGCATGAACTTGATACTGACATACCTCTTGAGGTTAAGTCTCTTTTACAAGAGTATGCTGATGTCTTCCCCGAGGACATGCCAAGTGGATTGCCACCACTTAGAGGCATTGAgtatcaaattgatttcatccCTGGAGCATCATTGCCAAATCGTCCAACTTACAAGAGCAACCCGGAGGAGACTAAGGagttgcaaaggcaagtggatGAGTTGCTTGGTAAAGGATGGACACATGAGAGTTTAAACCCGTGTGCTATTCCAATCATTCTGGTGCCCAAGAAAGATGGTAcgtggagaatgtgcaccgaTTATAGAGTTGTAAATGCCATTACAGTAAAGTATCGCCACCCTATATCTCGCTTAGATGATATGTTTGATGAGTTACATGGGGCTGTGTTCTTTACCAAAATTGATCTCAAAA GTATTGGATTTGGAGCTATGTTGAACCAAGGGGAGAGGCCTATTGCCtattttagtgagaaactcaATGGGGCTGCACTGAACTACTCCACTTATGATAAAGAGTTGTATGCCCTCATTCGAGCACTACAAGTGTGGCAGCACTACTTAAGACCTAAGgaattcgtgatacacactgatcatgaATCTCTTAAGTACCTTAAGGCCCAGCACAACTTGAGCAAGAAGCATGCAAGGTGGATTGCATTCgtggagtcattcccgtacgtGATTAAATACAAGGCTGGTAAGTCTAATGTGGTTGCGGATGCACTCTCACGAAGGTACTCTCTAATCACTTCGTTAGATGCTAAGTTGTTAGGATTTGAGCTAATTAAAGAGCTCTATGCACAAGATAGTGATTTCGGTGAGCTAACATTTCTTACAAACACACCGGGCAAG gaacacttctattggccgCACATGAGGAGAGATATTGCACGGGTGGTAGAGTGA